Proteins from a genomic interval of Chryseobacterium indologenes:
- the ychF gene encoding redox-regulated ATPase YchF — translation MKCGIVGLPNVGKSTLFNCLSNAKAQSANYPFCTIEPNLGTVSVPDQRLFELEKIVKPERVLPAVVEIVDIAGLVKGASKGEGLGNQFLANIRECEAIIHVLRCFDNGNIVHVEGSVDPLRDKEIIDIELQLKDLETVGKAVEKAKKFIKSGKKEDILAYETLQSLQKFLEDGKNAREFAVNDLTQSIIGEVQLLTNKPVLYVCNVDENSIKNGNDWIGKIEEMAKNEGAEVVVLAAQIEADINELETFEEREIFLDELGLTEPGVNRLIRKAYDLLKLQTYFTAGVKEVRAWTIGQGWTAPQAAGVIHTDFEKGFIRAEVIKYNDYVTYGSEVKVKEAGKLSVEGKEYIVQDGDIMHFRFNV, via the coding sequence ATGAAATGTGGAATCGTAGGCCTGCCGAATGTAGGTAAATCAACTCTTTTTAACTGCTTGAGTAATGCAAAAGCTCAATCAGCAAACTATCCTTTCTGTACAATTGAACCGAACTTAGGGACGGTTTCTGTACCGGATCAGAGATTGTTTGAACTGGAAAAAATCGTAAAACCTGAAAGAGTTTTACCTGCTGTAGTTGAAATTGTTGATATTGCAGGTCTTGTAAAAGGAGCCAGCAAAGGAGAAGGCTTAGGAAATCAGTTCCTTGCCAATATCCGTGAGTGTGAAGCGATCATCCATGTTTTAAGATGCTTTGATAACGGAAATATCGTCCACGTTGAAGGTTCTGTAGATCCTTTGAGAGATAAAGAAATTATCGATATCGAATTGCAGCTGAAAGACCTTGAAACAGTAGGAAAAGCAGTTGAAAAAGCTAAAAAATTCATCAAATCAGGGAAAAAAGAAGATATCCTGGCGTATGAAACGCTGCAAAGCCTTCAAAAATTCCTTGAAGATGGTAAAAATGCAAGAGAATTTGCAGTAAACGATTTGACACAATCAATCATTGGAGAAGTGCAGTTGCTGACTAATAAACCGGTACTTTACGTTTGTAACGTAGATGAAAATTCTATTAAAAACGGAAATGACTGGATTGGCAAAATCGAGGAGATGGCTAAAAATGAAGGCGCTGAAGTTGTTGTTTTAGCAGCACAGATCGAAGCGGATATCAACGAGCTGGAGACTTTTGAAGAAAGAGAAATTTTCCTTGATGAACTTGGCCTTACTGAGCCGGGAGTAAATCGTCTGATCAGAAAAGCCTATGACTTATTAAAGCTTCAAACCTATTTTACAGCCGGAGTGAAAGAAGTAAGAGCATGGACTATCGGACAGGGATGGACGGCTCCTCAGGCTGCAGGAGTGATCCACACAGACTTCGAAAAAGGATTTATCCGTGCAGAAGTAATCAAATACAACGATTATGTTACTTACGGATCTGAAGTAAAAGTAAAAGAAGCCGGAAAACTTTCTGTTGAAGGTAAAGAATATATCGTTCAGGATGGTGACATCATGCACTTTAGATTCAACGTATAA
- a CDS encoding ferritin — translation MNTKRLSANMEKALSDQMNKEIHASHVFLSYGIWADDKGYQGIANFLYRHAQEERNHSIKFMEYILNRGGKPKVDAIPAPPADPESLTACFDGVFKHEVDNTTAIYKIVDLSMEEKDWATWNFMQWFVQEQIEEETLAQNLIDKLKIAGGDRATDESLFTLDKTLQEAPNDVPLAQNATGDNP, via the coding sequence ATGAATACTAAAAGACTTTCCGCTAACATGGAAAAAGCACTTAGTGACCAAATGAATAAAGAGATCCATGCATCTCATGTTTTTTTATCCTATGGAATTTGGGCGGATGATAAAGGATATCAGGGCATTGCCAACTTTCTGTACAGACATGCACAGGAAGAAAGAAACCATTCGATTAAATTCATGGAATATATCCTGAACAGAGGCGGAAAACCAAAAGTAGATGCTATTCCGGCACCACCAGCAGATCCGGAATCCTTAACCGCTTGTTTTGATGGCGTTTTTAAACATGAAGTGGATAATACAACAGCCATTTACAAAATTGTAGACCTTTCAATGGAAGAGAAAGACTGGGCAACGTGGAATTTTATGCAATGGTTTGTACAGGAACAGATTGAGGAAGAGACACTGGCTCAGAACCTGATTGATAAATTGAAAATCGCAGGTGGTGACCGTGCCACAGACGAATCTTTATTTACTTTAGATAAAACTTTACAGGAAGCCCCTAATGATGTGCCATTGGCTCAGAATGCAACAGGGGATAATCCGTAA